In candidate division TA06 bacterium, the DNA window GGGGATCCGATTTATATAATCGATCCTAACCTCTGTACTGAATGTATTGGAGCACACGATGAGGCTCAGTGTTCGAGCGTCTGCCCAATGGACTGTTGCATACCGGATCCGGATAAGGAGGAGACAAAGGAAGAACTTCTTGAGAAGTACGAGAGGCTCCATCCTAAAGCATAGTTTCTTTTTGTCCCCATTTTTCCGGCATCAGTGCCCTGCAGATGACCAGGTTGCAGGGAAAACCGTGCTTCTGTTCAGGATGCGAGGTATTGAGCGAACTCAACCTTTCCGAGTCTGCCGAGACCTCAAGGCTCAGCAGACTTCTGGAAACTTTGCGAAGATTGAGAAGCGGGGACGTCCTGACTGCCTCGCTGGGGAAGGATGCTGACCCCGATTTCCTTATCGCCGAGGCTCGGAAAAGATCCAATAAATGGGATTTTCAGAAACACAGATTGGGTGATGACTCCTGGCTTCTACATGCCAAGCTGAGCAGGAAGGGGACCTAGCCGTGCGCAGATCTGCAACCGACGACAAACCCATCATTTTTGGGAGCGAGAGCGAAGTCCCAATCACAGCTATTTCCTTGGCTACAACCCTCTTCAACAAGACCGGCAGCTGGAAAAACATCGAGCCTTACTACTCGGACAAGATGCCTCCGTGCAATAATATGTGTCCTTCGGGTGAAGACATTGTTATGCAACTCTCACTCATAAAACAGGGAAGATTCAAGGAAGCAGTGGACCTGCTCAAGAGCGAGAACCCACTGCCTGCAATATGTGGCAGAGTGTGCCCCCATTTCTGTGAGCAGGAGTGCAACAGAGAGTCCCTTGGAGAGAGCATAGCGATACGAGCCATAGAAAGGTTTCTGGGAGACTATGCTCTCGAGAAGGGGTGGAGGCCCAGAAAGCAGAACAAGAGCGGCAAGAAAGTGGCAGTGGTGGGCTCCGGCCCCGGCGGGCTCTCCTGCGCCCATTTCCTTGGGAGATACGGTCACAGGGTGACAGTGTTCGAAGCGCTGTCCAAGCCAGGTGGAATGATGCGGGTAGGGATACCTTCCTACAGGCTCCCCAGAGATGTCCTTGACGCGGAGATCGGACAGATTGAGTCTTCAGGTGTCCGAATTGAGTGCGGTGCACGGCTCGGGGAAAGCCTTTCGTGGAAGGATCTTTCAAAGTTCGATGCCGTCTGTCTGGCGACCGGTTTCCACAGGAGCAGGGCTCTGGGCATTCCTGGGGAGGACTTTGATGGGGTCCTGTCAGGCGTTGACCTGCTCCGTAAACTGAACGCCGGCAAGAGAGTGAAACTTGGCAAGAGAGTCGGGATAATAGGTGGCGGAAATACCGCGGTGGATGTTGCCAGATCAGTACTAAGACTGGGAAAATCACCGATTGTCCTTTACAGG includes these proteins:
- a CDS encoding YfhL family 4Fe-4S dicluster ferredoxin, which translates into the protein MALKINEECTACDVCRDECPNDAITEGDPIYIIDPNLCTECIGAHDEAQCSSVCPMDCCIPDPDKEETKEELLEKYERLHPKA
- a CDS encoding glutamate synthase (unknown function), translated to MASTCQAEQEGDLAVRRSATDDKPIIFGSESEVPITAISLATTLFNKTGSWKNIEPYYSDKMPPCNNMCPSGEDIVMQLSLIKQGRFKEAVDLLKSENPLPAICGRVCPHFCEQECNRESLGESIAIRAIERFLGDYALEKGWRPRKQNKSGKKVAVVGSGPGGLSCAHFLGRYGHRVTVFEALSKPGGMMRVGIPSYRLPRDVLDAEIGQIESSGVRIECGARLGESLSWKDLSKFDAVCLATGFHRSRALGIPGEDFDGVLSGVDLLRKLNAGKRVKLGKRVGIIGGGNTAVDVARSVLRLGKSPIVLYRRTRREMPAIVEEIDDAIEEGVELHFLVSPIRVIARAGKVSRVECLRMRLGPPDGSGRRRPIPIKGSEFKVKVDNLVAAIGEVADTSFMPESIKKNGKVIVDKYGSTPVKPVFACGDVATGEGTVTHAIGSGKFAAVAIDRFLRGSKKGIRPGTIRLSGRQYSDYVTRFEDLNIDYLEEIERPSQPKIPLSERKKGFKEVNQGPDSSTVVKEADRCFSCGTCNYCENCLIYCPDLAVRWKRGKKALWFSYDYCKGCGICSTECPRDAIEMREVSKADSGGQ